A window of Sulfurovum riftiae contains these coding sequences:
- a CDS encoding arsenate reductase family protein, which produces MLRIYGIKNCDSVRKAVKFLKSNEIPYEFIDFRETPVAQETIDAWLERSDIDTLFNTRGTTYRTLKLKEKNLSNDEKRQWLAKENMLIKRPVITFENHVIIGYNELQYQNLLLK; this is translated from the coding sequence ATGCTTAGAATCTACGGTATCAAGAACTGTGACAGCGTAAGAAAAGCGGTCAAATTTCTTAAGTCCAATGAGATCCCCTATGAATTCATCGACTTTCGTGAAACACCTGTTGCGCAGGAGACCATCGATGCCTGGCTTGAGAGGAGTGATATCGACACACTCTTCAATACCCGCGGTACGACCTACCGAACGCTGAAACTCAAAGAGAAGAATCTCTCCAACGATGAAAAACGCCAGTGGCTTGCCAAAGAGAATATGCTGATCAAAAGACCGGTCATTACATTTGAAAACCATGTAATAATTGGATATAATGAGTTACAGTATCAAAATTTACTACTAAAATAA